A region from the Algoriphagus machipongonensis genome encodes:
- a CDS encoding nuclear transport factor 2 family protein, with protein MKKLLILGLFIFLGSPSFSQTQQEEIEIIEVLIQESFDSLFSAFNSEKIENYYTEDFLLLEDGEVWNNKIIKEYFDNAIKKQPIPTRVNKFEFIETKVDGDMAWTAYHNYAKISRDGEVIREVHWLESAVAVKTAAGWKLKMLHSTPIRD; from the coding sequence ATGAAAAAGTTGCTGATACTTGGCCTTTTTATCTTTTTGGGGTCTCCTTCATTTTCTCAGACGCAGCAAGAAGAAATTGAAATAATAGAGGTCCTAATACAAGAGTCATTTGATTCACTTTTCTCAGCTTTCAACAGCGAAAAAATCGAAAACTATTATACCGAAGACTTCCTTTTATTGGAAGATGGTGAAGTCTGGAACAATAAAATCATCAAAGAGTACTTTGATAATGCCATTAAAAAGCAGCCTATTCCCACACGTGTCAATAAATTTGAATTCATTGAAACCAAGGTTGATGGAGATATGGCCTGGACTGCCTACCACAACTATGCTAAGATTTCCAGAGATGGAGAAGTCATCCGTGAAGTCCACTGGCTAGAAAGTGCTGTGGCTGTAAAAACAGCCGCTGGATGGAAACTTAAAATGTTGCATAGTACACCAATTAGAGATTAA
- a CDS encoding SGNH/GDSL hydrolase family protein has product MSFLKRYCLISLGIFMGFHSLKAQENIKIPTETQQILFLGNSITYGGQYIAFIETYYRIKHPNSSIEWLNLGLPSETVSGLSEEGHAGGAFPRPDLHERLDRIFEQLQPDIIFANYGMNDGIYLPLDDNRFASYKSGIEWLNQKIDSIAAAAVFVTPPVFDPKKGEAYANVLDNYSDWLISKRYTDYWKVIDLHWPMRKFLEDQRKKDPAYFLAKDGIHPGAIGHWLMAKPILEYLGEYVENFDSFEEAVATEENAPELLMLISQKQAILRDAWLRSTGHLRPGLAEGLPLEEALKQSAELEEKIQRLLN; this is encoded by the coding sequence ATGAGTTTTTTAAAAAGATATTGTCTGATTTCCTTAGGCATTTTCATGGGTTTCCACTCTCTTAAAGCCCAGGAAAATATTAAAATCCCTACCGAAACCCAGCAGATTTTATTCCTTGGAAATAGCATCACATATGGGGGCCAGTACATTGCCTTTATAGAAACATATTACCGTATCAAACACCCGAATTCGTCCATAGAATGGCTGAATTTAGGTTTACCCAGTGAGACCGTTTCTGGACTATCTGAAGAAGGGCATGCGGGCGGAGCTTTCCCAAGACCCGATTTACATGAACGATTAGACCGAATTTTTGAACAATTACAACCTGATATCATTTTCGCCAATTATGGTATGAATGACGGCATTTACCTTCCTCTGGATGATAATCGATTTGCATCCTATAAATCGGGAATTGAATGGCTAAACCAAAAGATTGACTCCATCGCTGCAGCTGCAGTTTTCGTCACACCTCCGGTTTTTGACCCTAAAAAAGGCGAAGCTTATGCCAATGTGCTCGATAATTATTCTGATTGGCTGATCAGCAAAAGGTATACGGATTATTGGAAAGTCATTGACTTACATTGGCCCATGAGAAAGTTTTTGGAAGATCAGCGTAAAAAGGATCCAGCCTACTTTTTGGCAAAGGACGGCATTCATCCAGGAGCAATAGGGCATTGGTTGATGGCAAAACCTATTCTTGAATACTTGGGAGAATACGTCGAGAATTTCGACTCCTTTGAGGAGGCAGTAGCAACTGAAGAGAATGCTCCCGAATTATTGATGCTTATCAGCCAAAAGCAAGCTATCTTAAGAGATGCCTGGCTTAGATCCACCGGACACTTAAGACCTGGACTTGCAGAAGGATTACCTCTAGAAGAGGCCCTTAAACAATCTGCAGAATTGGAAGAGAAAATCCAAAGATTGCTAAATTGA
- a CDS encoding TMEM175 family protein, producing the protein MQKGRLEAFSDGVLAIVITIMVLEIKVPHGDELSDLKPLIPILLSYILSFIYIGIYWNNHHHMLHTVKHVSGSILWANLHLLFWLSLIPFVTGWLGENHFASLPMALYGIILLMSAIAYFILQRIIIKAQGKESILAKAIGKDLKGNLSPIFYILGILASFYKPWIAGIFYILVALMWLIPDPRIERTLRESHKN; encoded by the coding sequence ATGCAAAAGGGAAGATTAGAAGCTTTTAGCGATGGGGTTTTAGCCATTGTAATTACAATCATGGTGCTCGAGATCAAAGTCCCCCATGGCGACGAATTATCAGATCTAAAACCCTTGATCCCAATCTTACTAAGCTATATCCTGAGTTTTATCTACATCGGCATTTACTGGAATAACCATCACCATATGTTACATACAGTAAAACATGTGAGTGGTAGCATTCTTTGGGCAAATCTTCATCTACTCTTTTGGCTTTCTTTAATTCCATTTGTCACGGGATGGCTTGGTGAAAACCACTTTGCATCCTTACCCATGGCTTTGTATGGAATCATCCTCCTCATGTCAGCAATAGCTTATTTTATTCTTCAAAGGATTATTATTAAAGCACAAGGCAAGGAGTCCATTTTAGCAAAAGCAATTGGTAAAGACTTAAAAGGAAACCTATCTCCGATCTTTTATATTTTGGGTATTTTGGCGAGTTTTTATAAGCCTTGGATCGCTGGCATATTTTATATCTTAGTAGCCTTAATGTGGCTGATTCCGGATCCGAGAATTGAGCGGACCCTCCGAGAATCCCATAAAAATTAA
- a CDS encoding acyl-CoA thioesterase, translating to MENLHKTSFQFISEPSDVNFGGKVHGGVVMKWIDQAAYTCARTWSESYCVTVYVGGIRFYKPINIGEVIKIDAAVIYTGNSSIHIMVEIYSRGFSDQKFEKKTHCIIIFVAVDENGKSIKVKPWIPKTDQEKKLEEYAMRLKTLRENIHNEMKPFFNE from the coding sequence ATGGAGAATCTACATAAAACATCTTTTCAATTTATCAGTGAGCCTTCAGATGTGAATTTCGGAGGTAAGGTCCATGGAGGTGTAGTGATGAAATGGATAGACCAAGCAGCCTATACTTGCGCGAGAACCTGGTCCGAAAGCTATTGTGTCACCGTGTATGTAGGTGGTATACGGTTCTATAAACCCATTAATATTGGCGAAGTCATCAAGATTGATGCAGCCGTGATTTACACTGGTAACTCAAGTATTCATATCATGGTGGAAATTTACAGCCGCGGGTTTTCCGACCAGAAGTTTGAGAAAAAGACACATTGTATCATCATTTTTGTTGCGGTAGATGAAAATGGTAAATCCATCAAAGTAAAGCCTTGGATTCCTAAAACTGACCAAGAAAAGAAGCTAGAAGAATATGCCATGCGCCTCAAAACACTTCGTGAAAATATTCACAACGAGATGAAGCCTTTCTTTAATGAATAA
- a CDS encoding DUF808 domain-containing protein — MASGLFALLDDIATLMDDVAVMSKMAAKKTAGLLGDDLAVNAEKASGFVSDREIPVLWAITKGSLLNKLIILPVAFLLSAFVPFAIKIILLIGGVYLAFEGAEKIYEYLVPHQEKKAVSLAVDLTEEQILEIEKEKVKSAIVTDFILSIEIVIITLGTVVDAPILQQIIVVSLIALLATVGVYGVVALIVRMDEFGLKLINLNEEDNSFSDKVGRVLVSALPKVIKGMTIVGTVALILVSGGIFVHNIDFFHHLLPSWPSIIKEIILGLLVGFAAFGAFEFFHKLFAGKKKHA; from the coding sequence ATGGCATCAGGATTATTTGCTTTACTAGACGATATCGCCACATTAATGGATGATGTCGCAGTCATGAGTAAAATGGCAGCAAAAAAAACTGCCGGGTTATTAGGCGATGATTTGGCAGTAAATGCAGAGAAGGCATCAGGTTTTGTCTCTGACAGAGAAATCCCTGTATTATGGGCAATCACCAAAGGCTCATTATTAAATAAACTGATCATCTTACCTGTTGCATTTCTCTTGAGTGCCTTTGTTCCCTTTGCTATAAAAATAATTCTTCTGATAGGAGGGGTTTATTTAGCTTTTGAAGGGGCCGAAAAGATCTACGAATATTTGGTTCCTCATCAAGAAAAAAAGGCCGTTTCCTTGGCGGTAGATTTAACAGAAGAACAAATACTAGAAATTGAAAAGGAGAAAGTAAAATCTGCAATAGTTACAGATTTTATTCTCTCCATAGAGATTGTGATTATTACCCTCGGTACAGTTGTGGACGCTCCGATTTTACAACAGATAATAGTGGTTTCTCTTATCGCTTTGTTGGCAACAGTAGGTGTTTACGGAGTTGTGGCACTGATTGTGAGAATGGATGAATTTGGACTAAAGTTGATCAACCTCAATGAAGAAGATAATAGCTTCTCTGATAAAGTAGGGAGAGTTTTAGTCAGTGCTTTGCCGAAGGTGATCAAAGGAATGACCATCGTAGGAACTGTCGCTTTGATATTAGTTTCAGGAGGAATATTTGTTCATAACATAGATTTTTTCCATCATCTATTGCCAAGCTGGCCTTCCATTATCAAGGAAATTATCTTGGGGCTATTAGTGGGTTTTGCAGCATTCGGAGCATTCGAATTTTTCCATAAGCTATTTGCAGGAAAGAAGAAGCATGCTTGA
- a CDS encoding beta-N-acetylhexosaminidase — MKINLAFYSLIVCWFAFSCSPKLKEDADIKLLPVPIELSWKGASSLDPSSVKEPLEKAKEEFTSGGKLEGFSDSGLQLLINSELGLKNEGYELHIESDQIQISSGTESGLWYGLMTLTQIVQDSEDQNSFVPQVVVKDEPKLAYRAVHLDVKHHLEKKEYYYELMDRLAELKINAIIIEIEDKLGYELQPVVASQDAYSIDEWKAISDYAMARNIRISPLVQGLGHASFILKHEEYAALRDDPASDWAFNPLDDKTYDVQFDLYADALKAFPHADYLHVGGDEVHTTGRGSGMSPLELQLTWLNRVSKYAEDNGLTPIFWDDMPLKNAGLYGSIYDSKLSKAQADSIWAANEYKLNEYVDMFPKNCVYMRWNYSLPESPGNNLAIQWFTKNGFNVMGATAGQTRWNLMPLENSNTQNIRDFANISINNKADGLLLTLWDDDSPLFELYQRGIATFSEYTWSGYQRDAEELHSAYRQRMFGPELAAPSHEFVPELEEAVAFWKNALLDGKDRNRLKGLEDPKNSALIDLPNLDSAGVWTEKYQERVSKAEENLKKVNEVLEEIETSKKLARRNIYNLEVYEQVAKAVQFTNEALITLAKLDHPSGEERNIAEAELKGMPAKWKSIQENLEEVYGKTRQLNKPDNYILDQDHHVHLANQAKDFSDWQFFVEKLFLEKIAK; from the coding sequence ATGAAAATCAATTTAGCTTTTTACTCTTTAATCGTTTGTTGGTTTGCCTTCTCTTGTAGCCCGAAGCTCAAAGAAGATGCGGATATCAAGCTTTTACCTGTCCCCATAGAACTATCTTGGAAGGGAGCTTCTTCTCTAGATCCGAGCTCAGTAAAAGAACCATTAGAAAAGGCAAAAGAGGAATTTACTTCAGGAGGAAAACTTGAAGGTTTTTCTGATTCAGGTCTGCAACTTTTGATAAATTCTGAATTAGGATTGAAAAATGAAGGCTATGAATTGCATATAGAATCCGATCAAATTCAAATTTCTTCCGGTACAGAATCAGGATTATGGTATGGATTAATGACATTAACTCAAATTGTTCAAGATTCTGAAGATCAAAATTCCTTTGTGCCTCAGGTTGTAGTAAAGGATGAGCCAAAATTAGCTTACCGAGCAGTCCATTTGGATGTGAAGCATCACTTGGAAAAGAAGGAGTATTACTACGAATTGATGGATCGATTAGCCGAATTGAAGATTAATGCAATTATTATTGAGATTGAAGATAAGTTAGGCTATGAACTTCAACCTGTTGTCGCTTCCCAAGATGCATATTCAATTGATGAGTGGAAAGCGATTTCTGATTATGCAATGGCAAGAAATATTCGAATCTCACCTTTAGTTCAAGGATTGGGACATGCTTCATTTATTTTAAAACATGAGGAATATGCTGCTTTAAGAGATGATCCTGCTAGCGATTGGGCTTTTAATCCACTGGATGATAAAACCTACGATGTACAGTTTGATTTATATGCTGATGCATTAAAAGCATTTCCTCACGCAGACTATTTACATGTTGGAGGAGATGAAGTCCATACTACAGGACGAGGATCCGGAATGTCACCTTTGGAGTTACAACTGACTTGGCTAAATCGAGTGAGTAAATATGCGGAAGATAATGGTTTGACTCCCATCTTTTGGGATGATATGCCTTTGAAAAATGCAGGTTTATACGGATCGATTTATGATTCTAAATTGTCAAAAGCACAAGCAGATAGTATTTGGGCTGCCAATGAATATAAGTTGAATGAGTATGTAGACATGTTCCCAAAGAACTGCGTCTACATGAGATGGAATTATAGCCTGCCAGAGTCCCCCGGAAATAATTTGGCTATCCAATGGTTTACCAAAAATGGTTTCAATGTCATGGGGGCTACTGCAGGACAAACTCGTTGGAATTTGATGCCTCTGGAAAATAGCAATACCCAAAATATCCGTGATTTTGCTAATATTTCAATCAATAATAAAGCAGATGGATTACTCCTTACGCTTTGGGATGATGATTCGCCATTATTTGAATTGTATCAAAGAGGAATTGCAACATTCTCAGAGTATACATGGTCAGGATATCAAAGGGATGCGGAAGAATTACATAGCGCCTATAGGCAGCGTATGTTTGGGCCTGAACTTGCTGCTCCCTCTCATGAGTTTGTTCCTGAACTGGAAGAGGCAGTAGCATTTTGGAAAAATGCCTTGTTGGATGGGAAGGATCGGAACCGCTTAAAAGGTTTAGAAGATCCAAAAAACAGTGCACTTATCGACTTGCCAAACTTGGATTCAGCCGGAGTTTGGACAGAAAAGTACCAAGAGCGAGTTAGCAAGGCCGAGGAAAATCTAAAAAAAGTAAATGAAGTTTTGGAAGAAATAGAAACTTCTAAAAAATTAGCTAGAAGAAATATTTATAACTTGGAGGTTTATGAGCAAGTTGCAAAAGCAGTTCAATTCACCAATGAAGCTTTGATCACTTTGGCTAAATTGGATCATCCAAGTGGTGAAGAGAGAAATATAGCTGAAGCAGAATTAAAAGGCATGCCTGCAAAGTGGAAATCTATTCAGGAAAACTTGGAGGAAGTTTATGGCAAAACAAGGCAATTGAATAAGCCGGATAATTACATTTTGGATCAGGATCATCATGTGCACCTGGCCAATCAAGCAAAAGACTTTTCAGACTGGCAGTTTTTTGTGGAGAAGTTGTTTTTAGAGAAAATTGCAAAGTAA
- a CDS encoding GntP family permease, whose product MVTLLIILVALVLIMTAIVKFDIHPFLALFVGAIFYGLLSGMSTDLILKSISDGFGGVLGSIGLLILLGVMIGTFLEKTGGALVIAQKILSWIGEKRVTAAMLFSGYILSIPVFGDSTFIMMNPISKSLSLKGKIPYAATTIAVALGATASHSLVPPTPGPIATAGILEADLGMVIFWGFIISLITLIPSYIFIKKVVWKIPLEPTFATSKPEKETTKSPSPLKSFLPITIPLVLIVLASIAQYPTQPLGDSSFTKIILFLGSPVIALLLGAFLSFTLPTKYDKKLLSASGWLGEALLIAAPVILITGAGGVFGKMLQNSGIGDLVSSSLSTSNWGIFLPFLIAFSLKTAQGSSTVAMITTASIVAPLLASLGLDSETMKVFAVLATGAGAMAISHANDSFFWAVTQLSGLTIKQGNKAHSLGTFIMSTTAIITIYIITLFM is encoded by the coding sequence ATGGTAACACTTTTGATTATCTTGGTGGCGCTCGTCTTGATTATGACTGCCATTGTCAAGTTTGATATCCACCCATTTCTAGCTCTATTTGTTGGAGCAATTTTTTACGGGCTGCTTTCAGGCATGTCCACTGATCTTATTTTAAAATCTATTTCTGATGGTTTTGGAGGAGTACTGGGAAGTATAGGACTATTGATTCTCTTAGGGGTCATGATCGGAACCTTCTTGGAAAAGACGGGAGGAGCATTGGTCATCGCACAAAAGATACTTTCATGGATCGGTGAGAAAAGGGTTACCGCAGCTATGCTTTTTAGCGGATACATCCTTTCTATCCCAGTCTTCGGTGATAGTACGTTTATCATGATGAACCCGATTAGTAAATCACTTTCTCTAAAGGGTAAAATACCTTATGCTGCCACTACCATTGCTGTAGCCTTGGGAGCAACGGCTTCTCATTCCCTAGTACCCCCTACTCCTGGACCGATTGCCACAGCAGGAATTTTAGAGGCAGATTTAGGGATGGTTATCTTTTGGGGTTTTATTATCAGTTTAATCACTCTTATCCCAAGTTATATTTTTATCAAAAAAGTGGTTTGGAAGATTCCATTAGAACCAACATTTGCCACTAGCAAACCTGAAAAAGAAACTACAAAATCTCCTAGTCCACTTAAGTCATTCTTACCTATTACCATACCTTTGGTATTGATTGTTTTGGCATCTATAGCCCAATACCCAACTCAACCATTGGGTGACAGTTCGTTTACCAAGATTATTTTGTTTTTAGGAAGCCCAGTGATAGCCTTGCTGCTTGGCGCATTTCTTTCTTTCACACTTCCCACTAAATATGACAAAAAGCTCTTAAGTGCGAGCGGTTGGTTAGGTGAAGCTTTGCTAATTGCTGCTCCCGTGATCTTAATTACCGGTGCCGGTGGAGTTTTTGGTAAAATGCTTCAAAACTCTGGAATCGGCGATTTGGTGAGTTCTAGTTTGAGTACCTCCAATTGGGGCATTTTCTTACCGTTCTTAATTGCTTTTTCTCTCAAAACTGCTCAGGGATCATCTACGGTGGCAATGATCACTACCGCATCAATCGTAGCGCCATTATTAGCCTCGCTGGGCCTAGATTCCGAAACCATGAAGGTGTTCGCTGTTTTGGCAACTGGCGCAGGTGCTATGGCAATTTCCCATGCCAATGACAGTTTCTTCTGGGCGGTCACCCAACTCTCCGGATTGACCATTAAACAAGGAAATAAGGCCCATAGTTTAGGGACTTTCATCATGTCCACCACAGCAATTATTACGATTTACATCATTACACTATTCATGTGA
- a CDS encoding polysaccharide deacetylase family protein, which produces MKKAILLILVVCCLTEISAQILRKSIPDKLVVLTFDDAPASHFSRVAPMLQEYGFGGTFFVCEFPPNSKDSTLYMNWRQIQALDQMGFEVANHTHTHANVSKLTKEEFNQQVGYIEEKCDSLDISIPTNFAYPGYGLNAQSLKFLEDKNYHFARAGGSRPYDPELDHPYLIPSWATDSTNKKEIFEALKMAKNGEIVILTIHGVPDIEHPWVNTPPDMFEEYLTFLKQNDYQVISLRDLEYYVDYAMARKIITPDLNKKLSN; this is translated from the coding sequence ATGAAAAAGGCCATTTTATTAATCTTGGTGGTTTGCTGCTTGACAGAAATTTCTGCTCAGATATTGAGGAAATCAATTCCAGATAAATTGGTTGTCTTGACATTTGATGATGCTCCTGCAAGTCATTTCTCGCGTGTAGCTCCCATGCTTCAAGAATATGGTTTTGGAGGAACGTTCTTTGTTTGCGAATTCCCCCCGAATTCTAAAGACAGTACGCTTTACATGAACTGGAGGCAAATACAGGCATTAGATCAGATGGGTTTTGAAGTAGCTAATCATACCCACACGCATGCCAATGTCAGCAAGTTGACGAAAGAGGAATTCAACCAGCAAGTTGGATATATAGAGGAAAAATGTGACTCATTAGACATTTCAATACCCACAAATTTTGCCTACCCTGGCTATGGCTTAAATGCTCAAAGCTTGAAGTTTCTTGAAGACAAAAACTATCACTTTGCAAGAGCTGGTGGAAGTCGGCCCTATGACCCTGAACTTGATCACCCCTATTTAATTCCCAGTTGGGCTACTGATAGTACCAACAAAAAGGAAATTTTTGAGGCTTTGAAAATGGCTAAAAATGGAGAAATTGTAATTCTAACTATCCATGGAGTTCCAGACATAGAGCATCCTTGGGTGAACACTCCTCCAGATATGTTTGAGGAATATTTGACTTTTTTAAAACAAAATGACTATCAGGTCATCTCTTTAAGAGATTTAGAATACTATGTGGATTATGCGATGGCAAGAAAAATCATTACACCTGATTTGAATAAAAAGTTGAGCAATTAA
- the katG gene encoding catalase/peroxidase HPI codes for MEKHHSHSNGSSFETNSEGGKCPFTGGTMQHSAGGGTRNRDWWPNSLNLGILRQHSSLTNPMDKDFNYAEEFKTLDLETVKKDIVETLTTSQDWWPADFGHYGPFMIRMAWHSAGTYRIADGRGGGGAGAQRFAPLNSWPDNANLDKARLLLWPIKQKYGRKLSWADLMILAGNCALESMGLKTFGFGGGREDIWEPEEDVYWGSEGEWLGDKERYSGDRELENPLGASHMGLIYVNPEGPEGKPDPIGAARDIRETFGRMAMNDYETVALIAGGHTFGKTHGAGDADKYVAAEPAGAPIEEMSLGWKNTLGKGNAEDTITSGIEVTWTTTPTQWSNNFFENLFGYEWELTKSPGGAHQWRPKDGGGAGTVPDAHIPGKKHAPAMLTTDLALKFDPEYEKISRHFYENPDEFADAFARAWFKLTHRDMGPLALYLGPEVPKEELIWQDPIPKVNHKLVEASDIASLKAKILDAGLSVSELVSTAWASASTFRGGDKRGGANGARIRLEPMKNWEVNNPSQLSKVLKTLEGIQSDFNASQSDGKKVSLADLIVLGGCAAVEKAAKAGGHDIEVSFSPGRSDASQEQTEIESFDALEPAADGFRNYYKPKHKASAEELLVDKAQTLTLTAPEMTVLVGGMRVLKANFDNSKHGVFTSTPGSLTNDFFKNVLDLNTTWSATTDSQSIFVGSDRKTGEPKWTGTRVDLIFGSNSELRALSEVYACADSDKKFVKDFVAAWNKVMNLDRFDLK; via the coding sequence ATGGAAAAACATCATTCACATTCGAATGGCTCAAGTTTTGAAACCAACTCAGAAGGAGGAAAATGTCCTTTTACTGGAGGTACAATGCAACACAGCGCTGGTGGAGGAACTAGAAACCGAGACTGGTGGCCAAACTCCTTGAATCTTGGAATCTTAAGACAGCATTCTTCTTTGACTAATCCAATGGATAAGGATTTCAATTATGCCGAAGAATTCAAGACTTTGGATTTGGAAACTGTAAAGAAGGATATTGTAGAAACGTTGACCACCTCCCAAGATTGGTGGCCTGCAGATTTTGGTCATTATGGCCCTTTTATGATACGTATGGCTTGGCATAGTGCAGGTACTTACCGGATTGCCGATGGTAGAGGAGGGGGCGGTGCAGGCGCTCAGAGATTTGCTCCATTAAATTCCTGGCCTGATAATGCCAATTTGGATAAAGCCAGATTGTTGCTTTGGCCAATCAAACAGAAGTACGGAAGAAAATTGTCTTGGGCAGATTTGATGATTCTGGCAGGAAACTGCGCTTTGGAATCAATGGGACTGAAAACCTTTGGTTTTGGTGGAGGTAGAGAAGACATCTGGGAGCCAGAGGAAGATGTTTATTGGGGATCTGAAGGAGAATGGCTTGGTGATAAGGAAAGGTATAGTGGAGACCGAGAGCTTGAAAATCCGCTTGGTGCCTCGCACATGGGATTGATTTATGTGAACCCAGAAGGTCCGGAAGGAAAGCCTGATCCAATTGGTGCTGCGAGAGATATCAGAGAAACCTTTGGACGCATGGCGATGAACGATTACGAAACCGTGGCTTTGATAGCTGGAGGTCATACTTTTGGCAAGACTCACGGTGCTGGAGATGCTGATAAATATGTAGCTGCTGAGCCAGCTGGAGCACCCATTGAGGAGATGAGTCTTGGTTGGAAAAATACCTTAGGTAAAGGAAATGCTGAAGATACAATCACCAGTGGCATTGAGGTTACTTGGACAACCACTCCAACACAGTGGAGTAATAACTTCTTCGAAAATCTTTTTGGCTATGAATGGGAATTAACCAAAAGTCCAGGAGGAGCACATCAGTGGAGACCAAAAGATGGTGGAGGAGCAGGAACCGTTCCTGATGCACATATCCCAGGTAAAAAACATGCTCCAGCGATGTTGACAACAGATTTGGCCTTAAAGTTTGATCCTGAATACGAGAAGATTTCAAGACACTTCTATGAAAATCCAGATGAGTTTGCTGATGCTTTTGCCCGCGCTTGGTTCAAATTGACTCATAGAGATATGGGTCCTTTGGCACTTTATCTAGGCCCAGAAGTACCTAAAGAAGAGTTGATCTGGCAAGATCCTATTCCAAAAGTGAATCATAAACTTGTAGAAGCGTCTGACATTGCTTCCCTAAAAGCAAAAATTCTTGATGCCGGGTTATCCGTGTCGGAATTGGTTTCCACTGCATGGGCTTCTGCTTCTACATTTAGAGGTGGAGATAAAAGAGGTGGTGCCAATGGAGCAAGAATCCGTCTGGAACCAATGAAAAATTGGGAAGTAAATAATCCTTCTCAATTGTCTAAAGTTTTGAAGACTTTGGAAGGAATTCAATCCGATTTTAATGCTTCACAATCTGATGGAAAGAAAGTTTCTTTGGCAGATTTGATTGTTTTAGGTGGATGTGCAGCAGTAGAGAAAGCTGCTAAAGCCGGAGGACATGATATAGAAGTTTCATTCTCTCCAGGTAGATCTGATGCATCTCAGGAACAAACAGAAATCGAATCATTTGATGCACTAGAACCTGCTGCTGATGGATTTAGAAATTATTATAAACCAAAGCATAAAGCTTCTGCTGAAGAGCTATTGGTAGACAAAGCGCAAACATTGACTTTGACTGCTCCAGAAATGACTGTTTTGGTAGGTGGAATGAGAGTTTTGAAGGCGAATTTTGATAATTCTAAACATGGGGTGTTTACCTCTACTCCGGGTTCTTTGACAAACGACTTCTTCAAAAACGTTTTGGATTTGAATACAACTTGGAGCGCAACCACAGATTCCCAATCCATCTTTGTAGGTAGCGATAGAAAAACCGGTGAACCAAAATGGACAGGAACTCGAGTGGATTTGATTTTCGGTTCTAACTCTGAGCTTCGTGCTTTATCTGAAGTCTATGCTTGTGCGGATTCTGACAAGAAATTTGTCAAAGACTTCGTAGCAGCTTGGAACAAAGTGATGAATCTGGATCGATTTGATTTAAAATAA
- a CDS encoding LemA family protein: protein MSTTLIILAVVIALGFMIVSIFNRFVRNKNLVKDGWSNIDVALKRRYDLIPNLVETVKGYASHEKETLERVIQARNAAMAVPPGDINQQIQAENQLQKTLRSIFALSEAYPDLKANTNFLQLQDKLNEIEENLERARRYYNGTVRENNTYGESFPGVLFAGMFSYQHFDYFEADEESRENVKVDFTV, encoded by the coding sequence ATGTCCACCACCTTAATAATCTTAGCTGTTGTCATAGCCTTAGGTTTTATGATCGTCAGTATTTTCAATCGATTTGTACGAAATAAAAATTTGGTCAAAGACGGATGGAGTAATATCGATGTTGCGCTGAAAAGGCGTTATGACTTAATTCCTAACCTTGTCGAAACCGTCAAAGGATATGCAAGTCATGAAAAAGAAACTTTGGAAAGAGTGATACAGGCCAGAAATGCTGCCATGGCAGTTCCTCCTGGTGACATTAACCAACAGATTCAAGCGGAAAACCAACTTCAAAAAACACTAAGAAGCATTTTTGCCCTCAGTGAGGCCTACCCGGATTTAAAAGCTAACACCAATTTCCTCCAACTACAGGATAAGCTTAACGAGATTGAAGAAAACCTGGAGAGAGCGAGAAGATATTACAATGGTACCGTTCGGGAAAATAACACTTATGGGGAAAGCTTCCCTGGAGTCCTTTTCGCGGGAATGTTCAGCTATCAACATTTTGATTATTTCGAAGCTGATGAAGAAAGCAGAGAAAATGTGAAAGTAGACTTCACTGTCTGA